In Sesamum indicum cultivar Zhongzhi No. 13 linkage group LG8, S_indicum_v1.0, whole genome shotgun sequence, the sequence AGAAAGGGCGGGCGGCGCACGCATAGGGCACCCCCATGTTCGCTCTAATCTCCATAAAATATGAGTGTATGACATTCATCTTCACAAACACCTTATATACGTATCAATTCTCATCATTGTCCCATCATTCTTCAACATgggacaaaatatttattctttttttcttaacctAATCCATgaatttttcatgtaatttttattaaaattacaacatttCTATCACtgaaaaatcttcaaatatCTCTAACATGTATTTGTATGCAGATGGATTCATAAATAATGAAGTAATTGCCTAATTCGAGTAATATctaatttaacttaaattaatgatattttttggtatcaaattactaaaaaaataaataaataagagaaaaggaaTTTAATACCACGCTTTTTGAACTCCAACGATCCATCAATCTGAAATCGAAATATATGAAGAATACGAAATAAATTTGGCGTAAATCAATTCatcagaaattgaaaatagttAATGTTCAcgttataataatataagcCAATAAAGTGGAAAAAACGCGAAAATAACTAATACTTGACGTGTGAGACCGATTACTAAAGATtggttgaatttgatttatcattagaatatatgtttctttttaataaaattaaaactcagcttcagttataaattaatagtaaatgttaaactattaaattattcgagtttaatttttttaaaattaaattaaatttgaaaaaagtaaattcaaatataacttcaaattaaaaaaaatgattttcgaattttttataattaatttatacccctaccataaaaaatagatcaaattaaaaatacctacCAAATATTCCCCATAGCAAATAAAGTcacataaaacaaataaataaatcaattatattatacccCACATAGAGTAGTTGCCTCGTTTGATTGCCAagaaaagaggaagaggagaacCCCTGAGATCATCGTCATCAATACtcacttttactttttacGGACTCTCTTtgatttgatgatgatgatgacttAAAGATGAAATGGATGGAATCAGAGCGTTCACCGCCACCGTTTTTGATGTCGCTAATCGAGTTTACATGAGCTCCAGCTCGCCGTTGATTAGTCAGCGTCAGTCTGGATTGCATTTCAATGACCATGATCACCGTTTTTCTTAAAACCCTTGAAAAATCTCACCCGCGGATTGTCTTGATTCTTACTCATGGACCCTGCCACCTCTCGCCCTGCTGTGGTTATCGATAATGGGACTGGGTAAGTGGCCGTGTTTTCTGATATTGGAACTGCGAATAAGctgtttgatgaaatgattcactgaattgaattttgttgattttgtaTGAGTTTTCGAATCcgtttgcttatttttagatGGGTTTTGTTGAAATTGGAATTTTTGGTTTGGGTTTGTTTTTATATCCAGGTATACGAAAATGGGTTTTGCTGGAAATATGGAACCGTGTTTTATAGTCCCCACGGTGGTGACAGCGAACGAGTCATCTATCGCTCAGCCACGAACTGGTACTATAAAGAGCAGCAATTGGTTGGTGCAGCATAACGCGGGAGTGATGGCGGATCTAGATTTTTCTATAGGAGACGAGGCATTGTCTAGATCTAAATCTAGTGGCACTTCTAACTTGACCTACCCTATTAGACATGGCCAGGTTGATGACTGGGATGCAATGGAGAGGTTCTGGCAGCagtgtatatttaattatttgcgCTGTGATCCGGAGgatcattattttttgttgacaGAGAGTCCAATGACTGCGCCTGAGAGTCGGGAGTATACTGGTGAGATAATGTTTGAGACCTTTAACGTTCCAGGCCTTTACATTGCAGTGCAGCCTGTGCTTGCTTTGGCTGCTGGGTACACAGCATCCAAGGTTAGCATTCGATTAAGTTGtttgttatataaaatattttgtttcttccttGAGATTTTGTGATTGGTTTCTGAGAATCTGAATACCTAGCTGTTTGGAGAATGCAATTCCTGTTACAGATTTGGACAGCTCTATAGTTGTATAATCTTCCTGAAAGTCTAGAGAAAAATTGTTATCTATGCATTGAAAGAGAGTTTTTGAACCGCACATAGGTGAGAGCTGTGCTGTTGTGGTATAGGAATGGGTCTCTATTTTGCAATTGGAAAGAATGAATAAGTACTCATTTTGCTGGCTGAATGTGTTGCTATTGGAGCTGGTCCACTTCCTAAGAAGAATAGTAGGATACCTGATAATGTGCAAACAGAAGCAATAACTTTTGATATGGGTAACATGTGATGGAAGATTGTTCTAATGAGTGGGAgcaaattttttagttaactTGGCCTACCAACAATCAAGTGAAATGATAACAtctatatattagtattttaggATGATTGGCACTATTACATACAGAATTAGTACttatcaaagaaaagaaaaaactactGAAAATAATACTGCTAAGAAATATATAGCTGATTTTGGCTCCTTTGGGCCTCCATTTCTTGCTTCATTGATATGATTTCATTGTTATCAAACCTGGAGGATCCTTTTTGCCACTTGGTTGTTGAACATGGGCTAGCTATTGTATTGCATGCTTTAACATAGCGTATGTGCTTATCATAAATGTATCATTTTTCGACTTATGATTAGGCAAAAGTTTGAAGTTATGGACTACTTGAGTACTCTTTATTTGGAGATTCCTATTAGTGTGCCACACCTGCGCTTTTAAATTTGTAGATTCCGTTTGTGTATCTCATGTTTTCCAGCTCACTGAGAAGTGAATCAGAGAGTAAAAGTAGCTTGTTAAGGTTTTGAAAGCAATTTCTATAGTTGATAGTCGTCCAGTGCAGGTACTTCTGTCTTCCTCCTTTATACAGCATTGACTCCCATGTGTTTTGTCTTCACTGAATGTGGAGATGGTAGAATAAGGCGCCGTAAGGTAGTTGTATTCTTTAGTAATTGTGCGATGAAAGTGGCgttgaacttattttttgtacctcgtcataataaaattcaacagaCAGAAGGAGAAAGAAAGTAATGAAGTTTTTATTCTTTACGGATGATCCAATTGGACTGTGAAGTGATAATATGTTGAATCTTTGAAGTTTGAAGGAATCTTCTAGGAAATCCAAAGCACTAAATGTTGCAGTGCAATTCGAATGGGTTTGAACATATGCAAGTAATCATGCTTTGTGCTCTTTATGTGCATATGTTTCCGTATCTATCTTTGAATAGTACACCTCCTAATCTCAGGGCATACTTATTCTGTAAATATCAATACTTATCTATAACTGCTTTATTGTTTGGATATGCAGCCTTCTATTGGGTTGGATCACATCCCGCTCACAGTAGTTGAGGAGCTAAAGTGAAATGTTAATTGCATGCTTATGCCCGCTTGATGATTAGATGAGCATGAGAGACAATGGAACGAACTTCTTTCACTTTCACTTAGACATAACTGCTCCTTGTAATCACTGAATAGTTGattaattcttcttcttcttcttgtaaCCCCAACATTTCTTGTTAGTGTGAGATGACAGGAGTGGTTGTGGATGCGGGGGATGGCGCTACTCATGTTGTGCCTGTTGCCGAAGGTTATGTTATTGGGGGCAGCATTAAATCGATTCCAATTGCAGGGGAAGATATCACGCTCTTCGTCCAGCAGCTCTTGAGAGTatgtgtcttttttttttttttaatgtttcatGTCCTATAGTAATGTAGTGTACTTACTTAAAAGCATTGTTCGAGAAGTCTATTTGTTAATTGCTCTATTTAGCTTTTGTTTCTATTCCATAGTTGTTAAAAGTCAACTTTTTGGTTGATATGTGTATTCCTTAATTATAGAACAATTATTGGAATCATGTAGTTCtaattaaactttctttaatttgaagaaaagcATATTGATTCCTTTGATGTATCGAAATATAtgcatttcaaattttcttcatGCTCACGATTATTATACAGTAAACATATTACGTTTTGATCACTTTAGCAATTAAGTATCTCCAAGAACAGAGGTTGATCATGCAATATAGGTATGTggaatttgtattttacttttatgaaGAATGGAGTTAATTTATCTTGCTTTTGTGGTGGTTAGTTTCttctttgtaatatatattatcatcttTACATACCTCTTTTAAGTCCTGATGTCTTTTAGTAACACACTCATGCAGAAGGTTGAAAAGTTTCACTTACTAAAAACactattaaacaaaatttgagCTTGATGTACTCAGCAGACTACGCCTACGATGCCTAATTAATGTTCCTTAATTTAATCGAAAGATAAATAACAATGGTACATGTAGAAAATATCAAGTGAACTTAATAGTTACTTCAAGTGGGACTATATGGAAAAAGCTTTAGGTTCACTTAGAATAGGGATTCTTATCCAtacaaaaaaagattaaagaaagaaaagggtaCGTAAAAACCATTACCTAGTAATAGGTTTGTGGCTTTTATTTTGGGACCTCTACCACAAGTAGGATTAACCTGATTGGTTTCAAAACTAAAATGGctacaaatacaaatattaaaaatttgaatggtcTCCCCAATAAAATCACCTTTAGTCATACTAATTTGTTCTCATGATATAAAATGCTTAAAGGAATCAAAATTTGTCTCtgtaataattaagaattactTCCATAAagatttagaaatataaagaTTGTAAATTCTTTCTATTGAGAATAtgtatttcattaatttttgtatcatAATTAGCTCTTAGGTGTTCCTcctatatacgtatatatatcttaattaGCTTCTCAAAAAACATCATTGACTAATTAACAGAAACTTTTCATGATATCGGTGTGGAAGATAAAACTTTAAGTTGTATTATACTTTATGATATACTGTATAATCTTTtacttttaagaaattatttataggCAAATATAAGGGGAAAAAACCAATACAAATGAGCTAAGGAAACCTTGCCAGAAAGATGTAACTAACTGAATGCAAAAGTCTTGAAGATCACTTGCTTTAACTGCTGTCAAGAAAAAGACAGATGCTCTTTAACAGAATGAGATGGATTTTCAATCTTTTAAGAATGTATCGCTTCAAAAGTATGAGTTAATTTAAAGACTAATTCTTTAATTagctaaatataaattactttagattttgatattttattcaagttaaagACTAAGTATCATCTCTATTAGATATGTGCAAATTACTCAATTGTGCATCAAACATTATATCTTGAAGGGTTATTTTAGTCATCACATAAAACTCAGGAAATGTAGAACATATTGAGCTATGTGTACATTTTGTGATACCATCGACTATAGATATAGATTACTT encodes:
- the LOC105168343 gene encoding actin-related protein 3-like, with protein sequence MDPATSRPAVVIDNGTGYTKMGFAGNMEPCFIVPTVVTANESSIAQPRTGTIKSSNWLVQHNAGVMADLDFSIGDEALSRSKSSGTSNLTYPIRHGQVDDWDAMERFWQQCIFNYLRCDPEDHYFLLTESPMTAPESREYTGEIMFETFNVPGLYIAVQPVLALAAGYTASKCEMTGVVVDAGDGATHVVPVAEGYVIGGSIKSIPIAGEDITLFVQQLLRERGELVPPEESIEVARKVKEIYCYTCSDIVKEFNKHDKEPAKYVKQWTGTKPKTGAPYSCDIGYERFLGPELFFNPEIYSSDFSTPLPDLIDKCIQSAPIDTRRALYQNVVLSGGSTMFKGFHKRLQRDLKKIVDARGFASEARLGGEFKAKPVEVNVLSHPVQRYAVWFGGSVLASTPEFFTACHTKAEYEERGASICRTNPVFKGMY